A section of the Pristiophorus japonicus isolate sPriJap1 chromosome 4, sPriJap1.hap1, whole genome shotgun sequence genome encodes:
- the LOC139262906 gene encoding keratinocyte-associated transmembrane protein 2-like isoform X2, protein MDAENVTGTTKKQAIASIHINITSLAINSDITNKAKSTKPNIIAATTMTTTTSATTPTTTVGTVTKIAVPFTEIIQAEAASQNSDQMTPFLKPAATVKGNAAGDGKGAEIIVIGTDIEDEDTPSDTDPGKMDEMSDNQLLLVEQGNSPSYYEDKGTDEYFDANQMDENDLENDDVEEPPELPDEPIYISAPEEADSHFFFYLVAAAFLIATVYITYHNKRKIYILLVQSRRWKDSLCSRTIEYQRLDQNIHDAMPSLKITKDYIF, encoded by the exons ATGGATGCAGAAAATGTAACAGGAACAACTAAAAAGCAAGCTATAGCCAGTATTCACATCAATATAACATCGCTGGCAATTAATTCAGATATTACAAATAAAGCTAAAAGTACAAAGCCAAATATTATTGCTGCAACTACGATGACCACCACAACATCTGCGACCACTCCAACAACAACAGTGGGAACTGTAACCAAGATTGCTGTACCTTTTACAGAAATAATACAGGCAGAAGCTGCTAGCCAAAATTCTGACCAAATGACCCCATTCTTAAAACCTGCAGCAACAGTGAAAGGCAACGCCGCTGGAGACGGAAAGGGTGCAGAAATAATAGTGATTGGCACAGATATTGAAGATGAAGACACACCTTCTGATACAGATCCAGGAAAGATGGATGAAATGTCAGATAACCAGCTGCTGCTTGTTGAACAAGGTAATTCTCCATCCTATTATGAAGACAAAGGGACAGATGAGTATTTTGATGCAAACCAAATGGATGAGAATGACCTGGAAAATGATGATGTAGAGGAACCTCCAGAACTCCCCGATGAACCAATATACATCTCCGCACCTGAAGAAGCTGATAGTCATTTCTTTTTCTATCTGGTTGCTGCTGCGTTTCTGATTGCCACTGTTTACATTACATATCACAACAAAAGAAAG ATTTACATTCTATTAGTTCAAAGCAGACGATGGAAGGATAGTCTGTGCTCAAGAACAATTGAATACCAACGGTTGGACCAAAACATACATGATGCCATGCCATCACTTAAGATTACAAAGGACTATATTTTCTAA
- the LOC139262906 gene encoding keratinocyte-associated transmembrane protein 2-like isoform X1, whose protein sequence is MEARARLGVWALVLIAAVVVVVDCQMMNVSNSSMDAENVTGTTKKQAIASIHINITSLAINSDITNKAKSTKPNIIAATTMTTTTSATTPTTTVGTVTKIAVPFTEIIQAEAASQNSDQMTPFLKPAATVKGNAAGDGKGAEIIVIGTDIEDEDTPSDTDPGKMDEMSDNQLLLVEQGNSPSYYEDKGTDEYFDANQMDENDLENDDVEEPPELPDEPIYISAPEEADSHFFFYLVAAAFLIATVYITYHNKRKIYILLVQSRRWKDSLCSRTIEYQRLDQNIHDAMPSLKITKDYIF, encoded by the exons TGTCCAATAGCAGCATGGATGCAGAAAATGTAACAGGAACAACTAAAAAGCAAGCTATAGCCAGTATTCACATCAATATAACATCGCTGGCAATTAATTCAGATATTACAAATAAAGCTAAAAGTACAAAGCCAAATATTATTGCTGCAACTACGATGACCACCACAACATCTGCGACCACTCCAACAACAACAGTGGGAACTGTAACCAAGATTGCTGTACCTTTTACAGAAATAATACAGGCAGAAGCTGCTAGCCAAAATTCTGACCAAATGACCCCATTCTTAAAACCTGCAGCAACAGTGAAAGGCAACGCCGCTGGAGACGGAAAGGGTGCAGAAATAATAGTGATTGGCACAGATATTGAAGATGAAGACACACCTTCTGATACAGATCCAGGAAAGATGGATGAAATGTCAGATAACCAGCTGCTGCTTGTTGAACAAGGTAATTCTCCATCCTATTATGAAGACAAAGGGACAGATGAGTATTTTGATGCAAACCAAATGGATGAGAATGACCTGGAAAATGATGATGTAGAGGAACCTCCAGAACTCCCCGATGAACCAATATACATCTCCGCACCTGAAGAAGCTGATAGTCATTTCTTTTTCTATCTGGTTGCTGCTGCGTTTCTGATTGCCACTGTTTACATTACATATCACAACAAAAGAAAG ATTTACATTCTATTAGTTCAAAGCAGACGATGGAAGGATAGTCTGTGCTCAAGAACAATTGAATACCAACGGTTGGACCAAAACATACATGATGCCATGCCATCACTTAAGATTACAAAGGACTATATTTTCTAA